A region from the Hypericibacter adhaerens genome encodes:
- the fghA gene encoding S-formylglutathione hydrolase, producing the protein MTIETISEHRCFGGVQGFYRHASSACAGPMRFSVYRPPQAARGHVPTLFYLAGLTCTEETFMIKAGAQRLASELGLILVAPDTSPREPRLPGDDADWDFGLGAGFYLDATQAPWSAHYRMHDYVSRELPELVAKHFPADPKRFGIFGHSMGGHGALVLGLRHPHRFRSLSAFAPISSPSQVPWGIKAFTNYLGPDRAAWAEWDANALVRRRAYGRPILIDQGLADKFLEVQLKPELFEAACKAAGQPLMLRRHEGYDHGYYFIESFIEDHLRHHAAALVG; encoded by the coding sequence ATGACGATCGAGACCATCAGCGAGCATCGCTGCTTCGGCGGCGTCCAGGGCTTCTATCGCCATGCCTCGAGCGCCTGCGCCGGGCCGATGCGCTTCTCGGTCTACCGCCCGCCGCAAGCCGCGCGCGGCCATGTGCCGACGCTGTTCTACCTGGCGGGCCTGACCTGCACCGAAGAGACCTTCATGATCAAGGCGGGCGCCCAGCGGCTCGCTTCCGAGCTCGGCCTCATCCTGGTGGCGCCCGACACCAGCCCGCGCGAGCCGCGCCTGCCGGGCGACGATGCGGACTGGGATTTCGGGCTGGGCGCCGGCTTCTATCTCGACGCGACCCAGGCGCCCTGGTCGGCCCATTACCGCATGCACGATTATGTCTCGCGCGAGCTGCCCGAGCTGGTGGCGAAGCATTTCCCTGCCGATCCGAAGCGCTTCGGCATCTTCGGCCATTCGATGGGCGGCCATGGGGCCCTGGTGCTGGGCCTGCGCCACCCCCACCGCTTCCGCTCGCTCTCGGCCTTCGCCCCGATCTCGAGCCCGTCGCAGGTGCCCTGGGGCATCAAGGCTTTCACCAACTATCTCGGGCCCGATCGCGCGGCGTGGGCCGAATGGGACGCCAATGCCCTGGTGCGCCGGCGCGCCTACGGTCGCCCGATCCTGATCGACCAGGGTCTCGCCGACAAATTCCTCGAGGTGCAGCTCAAGCCCGAGCTCTTCGAGGCCGCCTGCAAGGCCGCCGGCCAGCCCCTGATGCTGCGCCGGCACGAAGGCTACGATCACGGCTATTATTTCATCGAGAGCTTCATCGAGGACCATCTCCGCCACCACGCGGCCGCGTTGGTGGGGTGA